In Sphaeramia orbicularis chromosome 10, fSphaOr1.1, whole genome shotgun sequence, the following proteins share a genomic window:
- the LOC115427293 gene encoding cysteinyl leukotriene receptor 1-like, whose amino-acid sequence MEQLNLTSNATCPSIDDFRNQVYSTAYSLITVLGLVGNGFALVVLIKTYSQTSPFHIYMLNLAVSDILCVSTLPLRVLYYVNKGQWNQGDFLCRISSYALYVNLYCSIYFMAVMSVTRFLAIVFPVQNMWLVTEGRARVVCVAVWVFICVSSSPFLMSGQQFDPITNKTKCFEPPRGGRSVNKLVALNYLSLVIGFIIPFLVILVCYAGIVRTLLTRSQALKRQRGSDTRAIRMIIIVLLAFFISFMPYHIQRTVHLTFLSRTDSTCEEKIAMQKSVVVTLCLAAANSCFDPLLYFFSGEGFRSRMSSLRLSKTGSKKSQQAKLKAIEQPATSDQLISTQQTNASE is encoded by the coding sequence ATGGAGCAACTCAACCTGACATCCAACGCCACGTGTCCGTCCATCGATGACTTCCGAAACCAGGTCTACTCCACAGCCTACTCCCTCATCACTGTGCTGGGCCTGGTCGGTAACGGCTTCGCCCTGGTGGTGCTGATCAAGACGTATAGCCAGACCTCACCCTTCCATATCTACATGCTGAACCTGGCTGTGTCTGATATTCTGTGTGTGAGCACGCTGCCTCTCCGGGTTCTGTACTATGTCAACAAGGGCCAGTGGAACCAGGGAGATTTCCTCTGTCGCATCAGCTCCTATGCCCTCTATGTAAACCTCTACTGTAGTATTTATTTCATGGCTGTGATGTCTGTCACACGTTTCTTGGCCATAGTCTTCCCAGTGCAGAACATGTGGCTGGTGACAGAGGGCCGGGCACGTGTGGTGTGTGTTGCAGTCTGGGTGTTCATCTGTGTCTCATCCTCACCCTTCCTCATGTCCGGGCAGCAGTTCGACCCCATCACCAATAAAACCAAGTGTTTCGAGCCTCCAAGGGGAGGACGCAGCGTGAACAAACTAGTGGCGCTGAATTATCTGTCCCTAGTGATCGGCTTCATCATCCCCTTCCTGGTCATCTTGGTCTGCTACGCCGGCATCGTCCGTACCCTCCTGACACGCTCTCAGGCCCTCAAACGCCAGCGGGGCTCCGACACCAGAGCCATCCGCATGATCATCATCGTCCTGCTCGCCTTCTTCATCAGCTTCATGCCCTACCACATCCAGCGCACCGTCCACCTGACGTTCTTGTCTCGGACTGACAGCACCTGTGAAGAGAAGATCGCCATGCAGAAGTCTGTGGTGGTGACGCTGTGTCTAGCTGCTGCGAACTCTTGCTTTGACCCTCTGCTTTACTTCTTCTCTGGGGAGGGTTTCCGCAGTCGCATGTCCTCCCTGCGCCTTTCCAAGACAGGAAGCAAAAAAAGCCAACAAGCCAAGTTGAAGGCCATTGAACAACCAGCAACTAGCGACCAGTTAATttctacacaacaaacaaacgcctcagaatag
- the LOC115427395 gene encoding uncharacterized protein LOC115427395: protein MTSLNIWPIYRLHQISKSAWGVRSWFWPGGASDGVLSTSRLWLRRFLLLKLVTVLLFPHRAGLPLLVGCMFSLRALLLLRSPHISTKPSTVFLCQLALTDVLLPLHWVLQLGQKLTCWMEADVDESVWYKEAVSLLGQQLLDAHHLASLLLLGLLGLEAMLVLRWPLQTRTIRTSHWAQFSCSLVWVFVLLELLLMFSSKLLQDSQPQMYPITLQNPQSSPHGLVDPASLTAFSFCPRRILWLINLWLHYNVIYSKPPKRKSSFH, encoded by the exons ATGACTTCTCTCAACATCTGGCCCATTTACAG ATTGCATCAAATATCCAAGTCAGCCTGGGGGGTCAGGTCCTGGTTCTGGCCTGGTGGGGCCTCAGATGGGGTCCTGTCAACCTCCAGACTGTGGCTACGTCGCTTCCTGCTGCTGAAGCTGGTGACGGTGCTGCTGTTCCCCCACAGAGCGGGACTCCCCTTGCTGGTGGGCTGTATGTTCAGCCTCCGGGCCCTGCTGCTGCTCCGCTCCCCTCATATCTCCACCAAGCCGTCCACGGTGTTCCTGTGCCAGCTGGCCCTCACAGATGTTCTTCTGCCGCTGCACTGGGTTCTCCAACTGGGACAGAAACTAACCTGTTGGATGGAGGCCGATGTGGATGAGTCGGTTTGGTATAAGGAGGCTGTGAGTTTACTGGGTCAGCAGCTGCTGGATGCCCACCACCTGGCCTCTCTGCTCCTGCTGGGGCTGCTGGGACTGGAGGCCATGCTGGTCTTACGCTGGCCCCTGCAGACTCGAACCATCAGGACCTCCCACTGGGCTCAGTTCAGCTGCAGCCTGGTCTGGGTGTTCGTGCTGTTAGAGCTCCTACTCATGTTCTCATCAAAGCTCCTGCAGGATTCCCAACCTCAGATGTACCCCATAACCCTGCAGAACCCTCAAAGTTCCCCTCATGGTCTGGTGGATCCAGCTTCTCTCACTGCCTTCTCCTTCTGCCCGAGGAGAATATTATGGCTTATAAATTTATGGCTCCATTACAATGTGATTTATAGCAAACCACCGAAGAGAAAGAGTTCCTTTCATTAA